Proteins encoded in a region of the Spongiibacter tropicus DSM 19543 genome:
- the hisC gene encoding histidinol-phosphate transaminase, which translates to MSRFWSPIVKKLEPYVPGEQPKLQNLTKLNTNENPFGPSPKALEAMKQVLGDELRLYPDPNADSLRETIAEYYGLTAQQVFVGNGSDEVLAHVFHALFQHNHPLLFPDITYSFYPVYCQLYGIPYEQIPLDDSFAIAVSDYRGINGGIIFPNPNAPTGRLLPLDEIRRLLEVNTETVVVVDEAYIDFGGESAVGLIDQFPNLLVTQTLSKSRSLAGLRVGLALGSPELIEALERVKNSFNSYPLDRLALAGAEAAFKDQAYFEQCRQAVIDERDRLRVALNKRGFESLPSAANFLFCRHRDLAAETLAAALREDGVIVRHFRQSRIENYLRITVGTAEQHERLLASFDRHFGAK; encoded by the coding sequence ATGAGTAGGTTCTGGAGTCCCATCGTTAAAAAGCTGGAGCCGTATGTGCCGGGTGAGCAGCCCAAGCTGCAAAACCTTACCAAACTGAATACCAACGAGAACCCGTTTGGGCCATCACCAAAAGCACTTGAGGCGATGAAGCAGGTGCTGGGCGATGAGCTGCGCCTGTATCCTGATCCCAATGCTGATAGCCTGCGAGAGACCATAGCGGAGTATTACGGGTTGACGGCCCAGCAGGTGTTTGTCGGCAATGGTTCCGACGAAGTGCTGGCGCATGTGTTCCATGCGCTGTTTCAGCACAACCACCCGCTGTTGTTTCCTGATATTACCTACAGCTTCTACCCGGTGTATTGCCAGTTGTACGGCATTCCCTACGAGCAAATTCCGCTGGACGATTCCTTTGCCATTGCGGTGAGTGATTATCGCGGTATCAATGGCGGTATTATTTTCCCCAACCCGAATGCGCCGACAGGGCGCCTGCTGCCGCTGGATGAAATTCGCCGCCTGTTGGAGGTGAATACTGAAACGGTGGTCGTGGTTGATGAGGCCTATATCGACTTTGGTGGCGAATCGGCGGTGGGGCTGATCGATCAGTTCCCCAATCTGCTGGTCACGCAGACACTGTCAAAGTCCCGCTCGCTGGCGGGCTTGCGTGTTGGCCTGGCGCTGGGGTCGCCCGAGTTGATTGAGGCGCTGGAGAGGGTGAAGAACAGTTTTAACTCCTATCCGCTGGACCGTTTGGCGCTGGCAGGGGCAGAGGCCGCGTTCAAAGACCAGGCGTACTTTGAGCAGTGCCGCCAGGCCGTCATTGACGAAAGAGATCGCCTGCGCGTGGCCCTGAACAAGCGGGGATTCGAGTCGCTGCCTTCGGCGGCTAACTTTCTGTTCTGTCGTCACCGCGATCTCGCCGCGGAAACTTTGGCCGCCGCGTTGCGGGAAGATGGCGTGATTGTCCGGCATTTCAGGCAGTCGCGTATCGAGAACTATCTGCGGATTACCGTCGGCACTGCCGAGCAGCATGAGCGCCTGCTGGCATCCTTTGATCGCCACTTCGGCGCTAAATGA
- the hisD gene encoding histidinol dehydrogenase, with translation MSDLQLRRLNAGDADFGETLDALLAWDSVSDEAVASTVAAVLADIRQRGDAAVLEYTRRFDAVEASNVSELEFSAEQLQVALTRIDSAQRQALEEAADRIRRYHERQQQASWQYQEDDGTVLGQQIRGMDRVGLYVPGGKATYPSSVLMNAVPAKVAGVGELIAVSPTPNGYVNDMVLAAAAIAGVDRLFAVGGAQAIAALAFGTETIPRVDKIVGPGNIYVATAKRQVFGSVGLDMIAGPSEILVVCDGKTDPDWIAMDLFSQAEHDEDAQSLLISPDAEFLDKVAESVARLLPQMERQDIIRQSLAARGALIKVADMAEAIALINRIAPEHLELSVDNPEQYLPEIRHAGAIFLGRHTPEALGDYCAGPNHVLPTSGTARFSSPLGVYDFQKRSSIINCSPAGAAKLARTASVLARGESLTAHAVSAEYRLQAGGEDE, from the coding sequence ATGAGTGATTTGCAGTTGCGCCGCTTGAATGCCGGTGACGCCGACTTTGGTGAAACCCTCGATGCGCTGCTGGCTTGGGATTCGGTATCCGATGAGGCCGTCGCCTCTACTGTCGCAGCCGTGCTGGCCGATATTCGTCAGCGTGGTGATGCGGCGGTACTTGAGTACACGCGCCGTTTTGACGCAGTAGAAGCCAGTAATGTCAGTGAGCTGGAGTTCAGCGCCGAGCAGCTGCAGGTCGCGCTGACACGTATTGATTCGGCTCAGCGGCAGGCGTTAGAAGAGGCGGCTGATCGTATCCGCCGTTATCACGAGCGCCAGCAGCAAGCGTCCTGGCAATACCAGGAAGACGACGGCACGGTATTGGGTCAGCAGATTCGCGGTATGGATCGCGTGGGGCTGTACGTGCCAGGCGGCAAGGCGACCTATCCGTCGTCGGTGTTGATGAATGCTGTTCCTGCCAAGGTGGCCGGAGTGGGCGAGTTGATCGCTGTGTCGCCCACGCCCAACGGCTATGTGAACGACATGGTGCTGGCTGCGGCGGCCATTGCCGGGGTGGATCGCTTGTTTGCGGTCGGTGGTGCTCAGGCTATCGCGGCGCTGGCCTTTGGCACGGAAACGATTCCTCGTGTCGATAAGATTGTCGGTCCCGGCAATATCTATGTGGCTACTGCCAAGCGCCAGGTGTTCGGCAGCGTCGGTCTCGACATGATTGCCGGCCCGTCCGAAATTCTGGTGGTTTGTGACGGAAAGACCGATCCCGACTGGATTGCGATGGACCTGTTCTCACAGGCCGAGCATGACGAAGATGCGCAGTCTTTGCTTATTAGCCCCGATGCAGAATTCCTCGACAAGGTTGCGGAGAGCGTTGCCCGCCTGCTGCCCCAGATGGAACGGCAAGATATCATCAGGCAGTCCCTGGCGGCGCGTGGTGCGCTGATTAAGGTGGCCGATATGGCCGAGGCGATTGCACTCATTAACCGCATTGCGCCAGAGCATCTGGAGTTGTCGGTGGATAACCCGGAGCAGTATTTGCCGGAGATCCGTCACGCCGGGGCGATTTTTCTGGGGCGCCACACGCCAGAGGCGCTGGGGGATTACTGCGCCGGTCCCAATCACGTACTGCCAACATCAGGCACCGCGCGGTTTTCCTCGCCGCTTGGGGTATACGACTTTCAAAAGCGCTCGTCGATCATCAACTGTTCCCCGGCGGGGGCGGCCAAGCTGGCGCGCACCGCCTCGGTGCTCGCCCGTGGTGAATCCCTGACGGCGCATGCGGTCAGCGCGGAATACCGCTTGCAAGCTGGAGGTGAGGATGAGTAG
- the petA gene encoding ubiquinol-cytochrome c reductase iron-sulfur subunit, which translates to MSNDGVNTGRRRFLTAATSVVGAAGVVGVATPFVGSWNPSAKAKAAGAPVKADISKLEPGQMVVVEWRGKPVYVLRRTQKQIDELPTVESHLKDPTSASADQPEYIEGVARAIRPEILVLVGLCTHLGCAPKHRPEVGVPDLGGDAWVGGFFCPCHGSRFDLSGRVYNGSPASTNLVVPPYSYEGDNVLVVGVDQGAA; encoded by the coding sequence ATGAGTAATGACGGCGTAAACACCGGGCGTCGGCGCTTTCTGACAGCGGCGACCTCTGTGGTTGGTGCCGCCGGCGTGGTTGGGGTGGCAACACCCTTCGTCGGTTCTTGGAATCCCAGTGCGAAGGCCAAGGCGGCTGGTGCACCGGTAAAAGCGGATATCAGTAAGCTAGAGCCCGGCCAGATGGTCGTGGTTGAGTGGCGAGGCAAGCCCGTTTACGTGTTGCGTCGTACGCAAAAGCAGATTGACGAGCTGCCGACCGTTGAGTCACATCTGAAAGACCCTACCTCCGCCAGTGCAGATCAGCCTGAGTACATCGAAGGGGTTGCGCGAGCGATTCGCCCGGAGATTCTGGTGTTGGTCGGCCTTTGTACCCATTTGGGTTGTGCGCCCAAGCACCGCCCTGAAGTGGGTGTGCCTGATTTGGGTGGTGACGCTTGGGTGGGTGGTTTCTTCTGCCCATGTCACGGGTCGCGTTTTGACCTGTCCGGTCGCGTTTACAACGGCTCTCCCGCGTCAACCAATCTTGTCGTACCTCCGTACTCTTATGAAGGTGACAATGTTCTTGTTGTTGGTGTTGATCAGGGGGCTGCGTAA
- the sspA gene encoding stringent starvation protein SspA produces the protein MAVVAKRSTMTFFSDASSHYSHRVRIVLAEKGVTVDIIDVDPDNLPEEVSELNPYNSLPTLVDRDLALYESKVMMEYLDERFPHPPLLPVYPVARGESRQFIYRIERDWCRLVDEIQNGPQKSQDKARKDLRDSLLTIAPIFAEKPFFMNDEFTLVDCCLAPILWRLEQLGIDMPQTRQSKPLLDYMARLFERPSFQESLTQKEREMRSESSAA, from the coding sequence ATGGCCGTTGTCGCCAAGCGTTCTACTATGACTTTCTTTTCGGATGCGTCCAGTCACTACAGCCACCGCGTGCGCATCGTGCTGGCTGAAAAAGGCGTGACCGTCGATATCATTGACGTGGATCCCGACAACCTTCCCGAGGAAGTGTCTGAGCTCAACCCCTACAACAGTCTGCCGACACTGGTCGATCGTGACCTTGCGCTCTATGAGTCAAAGGTGATGATGGAATATCTCGATGAGCGCTTCCCTCATCCACCGCTGCTGCCGGTTTACCCGGTTGCCCGTGGAGAAAGCCGCCAGTTCATCTACCGCATAGAGCGCGATTGGTGCCGCCTCGTTGATGAGATTCAGAACGGCCCCCAGAAATCACAGGACAAAGCGCGTAAAGATCTGCGTGACAGCCTGCTGACCATTGCGCCGATTTTCGCTGAAAAGCCGTTCTTTATGAACGATGAGTTTACGCTGGTGGACTGCTGCTTGGCTCCGATTCTCTGGCGTCTTGAGCAGCTGGGCATCGATATGCCGCAGACTCGCCAGTCAAAGCCATTACTGGATTATATGGCACGCCTCTTCGAGCGTCCTTCTTTTCAGGAAAGCCTGACCCAGAAAGAACGGGAAATGCGCAGCGAAAGCAGCGCGGCCTGA
- the rpsI gene encoding 30S ribosomal protein S9: MSATQYYGTGRRKTSSARVFLTPGSGKILVNDRELDQYFGREVARMIVRQPLELVDMAEKFDIKVNVNGGGSFGQAGAIRHGITRALMQYDEALRGDLRKAGYVTRDAREVERKKVGLRKARRRPQFSKR, from the coding sequence ATGTCAGCCACTCAATACTACGGCACTGGTCGCCGTAAAACTTCTTCAGCCCGCGTCTTTCTGACGCCCGGCAGCGGCAAGATCCTCGTTAATGATCGCGAGCTGGATCAATACTTCGGTCGTGAAGTAGCCCGCATGATTGTTCGTCAGCCTCTGGAGCTGGTGGATATGGCTGAGAAGTTTGATATCAAAGTGAACGTCAACGGTGGCGGCAGCTTTGGTCAGGCTGGTGCGATTCGCCACGGTATCACTCGCGCACTGATGCAGTACGACGAGGCACTGCGTGGTGATCTGCGTAAGGCTGGCTACGTAACCCGTGATGCCCGTGAGGTTGAGCGTAAGAAAGTTGGTCTGCGCAAGGCGCGTAGAAGACCTCAGTTCTCCAAGCGTTAA
- a CDS encoding ubiquinol-cytochrome c reductase translates to MKMLIGLRDWVDARLPIMRAWDTHMGKYYAPKNFNFWYFFGVLSLVVLVNQLLTGVWLTMSYTPSAEEAFRSVEYIMRDVEYGWIIRYMHSTGASAFFVVVYLHMFRALLYGSYKKPRELIWVFGMFIFLALMAEAFVGYVLPWGQMSYWGAQVIISLFGAIPVVGEDIVQWIRGDYLISGITLNRFFALHVVALPIILLALVLLHILALHEVGSNNPDGVEIKKNKDENGIPLDGVAFHPYYTVHDLTAIAVFLFVFCSIIFFMPEMGGFFLEYANFELANGLKTPDHIAPVWYFTPFYSVLRAVPDKLWGFIAFGASVAILFLLPWLDRSPVKSIRYKGRISKIALVIFVASFLILGVLGVKAPTEGRTLLARICSVLYFAFFLLMPFWTKWEATKQEPTRVTDGGMGFWKSMGVLLIVALLTILPLKAVGAESAYDCGTMACDSIETDVTDQASLQGGAQTFMNYCMGCHTLEYGRYQRVATDLNIPEDLFEQYLKFDKSAKIGALMTNSMPKDEAKKWFGAAPPDLTLVARARNPEWLYTYLRHFYADPSRPYGVNNKVFKDVGMPHVLAELQGMPECAPGPVHAENGGILRDPLTGEDVLFDENGDALNPCGSFTYATEGRLSPEEYDKVIYDLVNFLEYMGEPVQAKRQRIGIYVLAFIALFFVFAYLLNREYWKDVH, encoded by the coding sequence ATGAAGATGTTGATTGGTCTGCGCGATTGGGTTGATGCCCGCCTGCCGATTATGCGCGCATGGGACACCCACATGGGTAAATACTATGCGCCGAAGAACTTTAATTTCTGGTATTTCTTTGGTGTGCTGTCACTGGTGGTGCTGGTTAACCAGCTGCTGACAGGTGTGTGGCTGACCATGAGCTACACCCCCAGCGCAGAAGAAGCTTTCCGTTCTGTTGAATACATCATGCGCGACGTGGAATATGGCTGGATCATCCGCTATATGCATTCCACCGGTGCTTCCGCATTCTTTGTGGTGGTGTACCTGCACATGTTCCGCGCCCTGCTTTACGGCTCATACAAAAAGCCGCGTGAGCTGATTTGGGTGTTCGGGATGTTTATCTTCCTCGCGCTGATGGCCGAAGCATTCGTAGGCTACGTATTGCCTTGGGGTCAGATGTCATATTGGGGCGCGCAGGTTATCATTTCGTTGTTTGGCGCAATCCCGGTTGTTGGTGAAGATATTGTTCAGTGGATTCGCGGTGACTACCTGATCTCCGGTATTACCTTGAACCGCTTCTTTGCTCTGCACGTTGTAGCGCTGCCAATCATCCTGTTGGCGCTTGTTCTGCTGCACATTCTGGCACTGCATGAAGTGGGTTCAAATAACCCCGATGGCGTTGAGATCAAGAAGAACAAAGACGAAAATGGTATCCCGCTCGACGGCGTGGCGTTCCATCCGTACTACACCGTGCACGATCTGACGGCGATTGCGGTCTTCCTGTTTGTATTCTGCAGCATCATCTTCTTCATGCCGGAGATGGGCGGTTTCTTCTTGGAATACGCGAACTTCGAACTGGCGAATGGCCTGAAAACGCCCGATCATATCGCGCCGGTTTGGTACTTCACCCCGTTCTACTCGGTATTGCGTGCGGTGCCGGATAAGCTGTGGGGCTTCATCGCCTTCGGCGCGTCAGTCGCTATTCTGTTCCTATTGCCTTGGCTGGACCGCAGCCCCGTGAAGTCGATTCGCTACAAAGGGCGTATCAGCAAAATCGCACTGGTGATCTTTGTCGCATCCTTCCTGATCTTGGGTGTGCTGGGTGTGAAAGCACCGACTGAAGGTCGTACTCTGCTGGCACGTATCTGCTCCGTATTGTACTTTGCCTTCTTCCTGCTGATGCCTTTCTGGACTAAATGGGAAGCGACCAAGCAAGAGCCGACCCGTGTTACAGACGGTGGTATGGGCTTCTGGAAGAGCATGGGTGTGCTGCTGATTGTGGCATTGCTGACGATTCTTCCGCTGAAGGCGGTCGGCGCTGAGTCCGCTTACGATTGCGGCACTATGGCTTGCGATTCAATCGAAACGGATGTGACTGACCAAGCCTCTCTGCAGGGCGGTGCGCAGACCTTTATGAACTATTGTATGGGCTGCCATACACTGGAATACGGTCGGTATCAGCGTGTTGCAACCGATCTGAATATTCCTGAGGACCTGTTCGAGCAGTACCTTAAGTTCGACAAGTCGGCGAAGATTGGGGCGTTGATGACCAACTCCATGCCCAAGGATGAGGCGAAGAAGTGGTTCGGCGCTGCGCCGCCGGACCTGACGTTGGTGGCGCGTGCGCGTAACCCCGAGTGGTTGTACACCTACCTGCGCCACTTTTACGCCGATCCGTCTCGTCCCTACGGTGTGAATAACAAGGTCTTTAAAGACGTCGGTATGCCACATGTATTGGCCGAGCTGCAGGGTATGCCCGAGTGCGCGCCCGGTCCGGTTCACGCTGAAAATGGTGGTATACTGCGCGATCCGCTGACCGGTGAGGACGTGTTGTTCGACGAGAATGGCGACGCCCTGAACCCTTGCGGTAGCTTCACTTACGCGACCGAAGGTCGCCTTAGCCCGGAAGAGTACGATAAGGTGATCTACGACCTCGTAAACTTCCTGGAATACATGGGTGAGCCGGTGCAAGCCAAGCGTCAGCGCATTGGTATTTATGTGTTGGCCTTTATTGCGCTGTTTTTCGTCTTCGCGTACCTGCTTAACCGCGAGTACTGGAAAGACGTGCACTAA
- the rplM gene encoding 50S ribosomal protein L13, which yields MKTFSAKPNDVTRDWFVVDAADKTLGRLASEIAHRLRGKHKPEYTPHVDTGDYIVVVNAEKIRVTGKKTTDKMYHHHTGYPGGLKSMSFEKLIDKAPERVIQSAVKGMLPKNPLGRAMFKKLKVYAGAEHPHTAQQPIELNI from the coding sequence ATGAAAACCTTTAGTGCAAAACCCAACGATGTCACTCGCGACTGGTTCGTGGTTGACGCCGCCGACAAAACATTGGGTCGTCTGGCCAGTGAGATTGCGCACCGCCTGCGCGGCAAGCACAAGCCTGAGTACACGCCTCATGTCGATACCGGCGACTACATTGTTGTTGTAAACGCGGAGAAGATTCGCGTTACTGGCAAGAAAACAACAGACAAAATGTATCACCATCACACTGGTTACCCCGGTGGCCTGAAGTCAATGAGCTTTGAAAAGCTGATCGACAAGGCGCCCGAGCGTGTTATCCAGAGTGCTGTAAAAGGCATGCTGCCCAAAAACCCACTGGGTCGGGCCATGTTCAAAAAACTCAAAGTTTATGCTGGCGCAGAGCACCCGCACACCGCTCAGCAGCCCATCGAACTGAATATCTAA
- a CDS encoding Nif3-like dinuclear metal center hexameric protein, translating into MAVTLQALLAEANRLMEPEAFQDYCPNGLQVEGRGEVRRLVSGVTASQALIDAAIEQRADAILVHHGFFWRGEDPCLRGMKRRRIAALLENDISLIAYHLPLDAHPALGNNAQLAKRLGIVVDGGMDAGPRSVGSVGHFSEALAPEQLAQRLVDVLGREPLVECVGEQPIKRIAWCTGAAQSYIDKAAALGVDAYLSGEVSEPTIHSAREQGVHYFAAGHHATERYGVQALGEALSRALGVEHRFIDIDNPA; encoded by the coding sequence GTGGCGGTAACATTACAGGCACTGCTGGCGGAGGCGAATCGCCTGATGGAGCCTGAAGCATTTCAGGATTATTGCCCCAATGGCTTGCAGGTAGAGGGGCGGGGTGAGGTGCGGCGTCTGGTATCCGGGGTCACTGCCAGTCAGGCGCTGATTGATGCCGCGATTGAGCAGAGAGCTGATGCGATCTTGGTACATCACGGCTTTTTCTGGCGGGGCGAAGACCCCTGCTTGCGCGGTATGAAGCGCCGCCGAATCGCGGCGTTGCTGGAAAACGACATTAGCCTTATTGCCTATCATCTGCCGTTGGATGCGCATCCTGCGCTGGGCAATAACGCGCAGCTTGCCAAGCGTCTGGGAATTGTCGTTGATGGCGGTATGGATGCAGGGCCGCGTTCAGTAGGAAGCGTCGGGCATTTTTCGGAGGCTTTGGCACCGGAGCAGCTTGCTCAGCGACTGGTCGATGTGCTCGGTCGTGAGCCCTTGGTGGAGTGCGTGGGGGAGCAGCCCATCAAGCGGATCGCATGGTGCACCGGTGCAGCGCAATCGTATATTGATAAAGCTGCCGCGCTGGGGGTGGATGCTTATCTGAGTGGTGAGGTGTCAGAGCCCACTATTCACAGTGCCCGTGAGCAGGGCGTGCACTACTTCGCTGCCGGTCATCACGCTACAGAGCGTTATGGTGTGCAGGCGCTTGGCGAGGCCCTGTCTAGGGCGCTGGGCGTCGAGCATCGCTTTATCGATATCGACAACCCAGCGTAA
- the zapE gene encoding cell division protein ZapE, whose translation MSSPIERYRRDLESPAFAHDAAQAQAVDCLQRLYEDLVAAPPPQRSAGGLRGLLGRFVKSPEVAPTKGLYFWGGVGRGKTYLMDTFFDTLPFEDKLRAHFHRFMQRVHRELKSLAGEKNPLISVADRIADEARVICFDEFFVSDITDAMILAGLFDRLFERGVVLVATSNIVPDQLYKDGLQRARFLPAIALIKQNVDVINVDGGVDYRLRALEQAELYHSPLGAEAEASLQESFDRLAPEIPLSDQLLEIEGRNILARQIADDVAWFEFDELCDGPRSQYDYIELAKIFHAVLVSNVPVLGAGRDDQARRFINLVDEFYDRNVKLVLSAAAPLEALYAGGRLDFEFERTQSRLLEMQSQEYLAREHRP comes from the coding sequence ATGTCATCCCCTATTGAGCGCTATCGTCGCGATCTGGAGTCGCCTGCGTTTGCCCATGATGCCGCTCAAGCCCAGGCCGTTGATTGCCTGCAAAGGCTCTATGAGGATTTGGTGGCTGCGCCCCCGCCGCAACGGTCGGCAGGAGGATTGCGTGGGTTGCTGGGGCGTTTTGTGAAATCTCCGGAAGTGGCGCCGACAAAGGGGCTGTATTTCTGGGGAGGTGTCGGGCGCGGCAAAACCTACCTGATGGATACGTTCTTTGACACCTTGCCATTTGAAGACAAGCTGCGGGCTCATTTTCATCGCTTCATGCAGCGGGTGCATCGCGAGCTGAAAAGCCTGGCGGGAGAAAAAAATCCGCTGATTTCAGTCGCCGATCGCATTGCTGACGAGGCGCGGGTCATCTGTTTTGATGAGTTCTTTGTCTCCGATATTACTGATGCGATGATTCTGGCTGGTCTGTTTGATCGTCTGTTTGAACGCGGGGTGGTGCTCGTGGCGACGTCGAATATTGTGCCTGACCAGCTGTATAAGGACGGTCTGCAGCGCGCGCGTTTCCTGCCAGCCATTGCGTTAATCAAGCAGAATGTCGACGTGATCAATGTTGATGGAGGGGTCGATTACCGCCTTCGCGCACTGGAGCAAGCTGAGCTCTACCATTCGCCGCTCGGCGCGGAAGCTGAGGCCAGCCTTCAGGAAAGCTTTGATCGATTGGCGCCGGAGATTCCGTTATCGGACCAGTTGCTGGAAATTGAGGGGCGCAATATCCTGGCGCGTCAAATTGCCGACGATGTTGCCTGGTTCGAGTTCGACGAGCTCTGTGACGGCCCGCGCAGCCAGTACGACTACATTGAGCTGGCCAAAATCTTCCATGCTGTGCTGGTTAGTAATGTGCCGGTACTGGGAGCGGGGCGCGATGATCAGGCCCGGCGCTTCATTAATTTGGTCGATGAGTTTTACGACCGCAATGTAAAACTGGTATTGTCTGCGGCCGCGCCACTGGAGGCACTTTATGCCGGTGGCAGATTAGACTTTGAATTTGAACGTACCCAAAGCCGCCTGCTGGAAATGCAGTCGCAGGAATACCTGGCCCGAGAGCACCGCCCGTAG
- a CDS encoding trypsin-like peptidase domain-containing protein, translating to MHNLTSFFWPSLCGLLLGLCILAYQSQPTSTEQDFSLAVEQAAPAVVNIYTTKVVQQRHPLANDPLFKHFFNRNGRVRQHLERSLGSGVIVDERGYLLTNFHVIKGADEILVMLQDGRQALASVIGSDSDTDLAVLKVDLDHLTAIKPGNPEQARVGNIVLAIGNPYGFGQTVTQGIVSATGRYGLGLSQFENFIQTDAAINPGNSGGALIDRNGRLLGINTAIYTQSGGSTGIGLAIPTDLAMRTMDDLIRYGHPVRGWLGIEVQPLGTGTNGVIITGLANNGPAAEAGLRLGDVLTEINGEKVGDGHAGMRLITDTRPGETVTLGLLRGEQAFTVSTQVAMRPEQQTNS from the coding sequence CTGCACAACCTGACATCGTTTTTCTGGCCCAGCCTGTGCGGCCTGCTGCTGGGCCTATGCATTCTCGCCTACCAGTCACAACCTACATCCACAGAGCAGGATTTTTCGCTGGCCGTTGAGCAAGCCGCCCCCGCCGTTGTCAACATATACACCACCAAAGTGGTGCAGCAGCGCCACCCACTGGCCAACGACCCTCTCTTCAAGCACTTTTTCAACCGCAACGGTCGCGTTCGCCAGCACCTGGAACGCAGCCTGGGATCTGGCGTCATCGTCGATGAGCGCGGCTATTTGCTGACGAACTTCCACGTTATCAAGGGCGCTGATGAGATACTGGTCATGCTGCAGGATGGCCGCCAGGCGCTGGCCAGCGTTATTGGCAGCGACTCCGATACCGACCTCGCGGTACTTAAAGTGGATCTCGACCACCTGACAGCGATCAAACCCGGCAACCCCGAACAGGCACGCGTTGGCAATATCGTGCTGGCTATCGGCAACCCCTACGGCTTCGGGCAAACCGTTACGCAAGGCATTGTCAGCGCCACCGGTCGCTACGGCCTTGGGCTGAGCCAATTCGAGAACTTTATCCAAACCGATGCCGCTATCAACCCCGGCAACTCCGGCGGCGCACTTATCGACCGCAACGGGCGGTTGCTAGGAATCAATACCGCCATTTACACCCAGAGCGGCGGCTCTACAGGCATCGGACTGGCAATCCCCACTGACCTGGCGATGCGCACAATGGACGACCTGATTCGCTACGGTCACCCGGTACGCGGCTGGCTCGGCATTGAAGTTCAACCGCTGGGCACCGGCACCAACGGCGTCATCATTACCGGATTAGCCAACAATGGGCCGGCCGCCGAGGCAGGACTGCGCCTGGGAGACGTACTGACCGAAATCAACGGCGAGAAAGTGGGAGATGGTCACGCGGGGATGCGCCTGATTACCGATACCCGTCCGGGCGAAACCGTCACGCTGGGACTGCTTCGCGGAGAGCAGGCCTTTACCGTCAGTACGCAGGTCGCAATGCGACCAGAACAGCAAACCAACAGTTAG
- a CDS encoding ClpXP protease specificity-enhancing factor, protein MTSSRPYMIRAIYEWVVDNDCTPYILVNAMQEGVQVPQQFVQDGQIVLNISPTAVVGLDVGNDELGFRGRFGGVAQDVRVPTSAVLGIYARENGQGMLFDSDDPVPPPSPSSPDDDSTSPSSKTPKSGRPSLKVVK, encoded by the coding sequence ATGACATCCAGTCGGCCCTACATGATCCGGGCCATCTACGAATGGGTTGTCGACAATGACTGCACGCCGTATATCCTCGTCAATGCGATGCAGGAGGGTGTGCAGGTGCCCCAGCAATTTGTTCAAGACGGGCAGATTGTTCTAAATATCTCCCCCACGGCAGTTGTCGGACTGGATGTAGGTAACGATGAGCTGGGATTTCGCGGTCGTTTCGGTGGCGTCGCTCAAGATGTCCGCGTGCCAACGTCGGCAGTACTGGGAATCTATGCCAGGGAAAACGGGCAGGGCATGCTGTTCGACTCCGACGACCCGGTTCCTCCTCCTTCGCCATCAAGCCCAGATGACGATAGCACGTCGCCTAGCTCGAAGACGCCAAAGTCTGGCAGGCCGTCACTGAAAGTCGTTAAGTAA
- a CDS encoding YhcB family protein, producing the protein MSTLVFVGIGCLLAGAAIGYFLANKKPEQQSRAALEKQFTDMQQQQQEYQQQVSSHFDRTAELLNDLAESYRSVHNHIAEGASSLHSTGISPLQAIPEGRPVLEGNPNSGKPSQQPLDYAPRQPGSKGALHEEFGLEKGRSEKEEPTPPVPPHA; encoded by the coding sequence ATGAGCACTTTGGTATTCGTAGGCATTGGCTGCCTGCTGGCAGGCGCTGCCATCGGCTATTTCCTGGCCAACAAAAAACCGGAACAACAGAGCCGCGCTGCACTAGAGAAGCAATTCACCGACATGCAGCAACAGCAGCAGGAATATCAGCAGCAGGTGAGCAGCCACTTTGACCGCACTGCAGAACTACTGAACGACTTGGCAGAAAGCTACCGCAGCGTTCACAACCATATTGCCGAAGGTGCCAGCTCTCTGCACAGCACGGGCATCAGTCCGCTACAGGCTATTCCAGAAGGCCGCCCCGTGCTGGAAGGCAACCCCAATTCGGGTAAGCCCTCTCAGCAACCACTGGACTACGCCCCCCGCCAGCCGGGCTCAAAGGGCGCACTTCACGAAGAATTTGGTCTGGAAAAAGGCCGCTCAGAGAAAGAGGAGCCCACTCCTCCGGTTCCTCCGCACGCCTAA